Below is a window of Sceloporus undulatus isolate JIND9_A2432 ecotype Alabama chromosome 9, SceUnd_v1.1, whole genome shotgun sequence DNA.
ATAAATAATACTCTCTCGTTATTATGCCGTGTAAGAGCTGGAGTGGCTTAATGTCCCTGCTGACAGACAAACCTGGACATTGGAGCGTAGCTGCAAGGGGCAATGAAGACGTTGTCTGGCACTAAGGTTTCTCATTGCATTTTCCTTGAGTCCACAAATTTCTATCATCCCAGAGAGTAAGAGATACTGAAAACCATTCCCACTTAATTCTGTTTGCTGGGCTTGCATTCACTTGATCATTTTGTCTGCCCCCTTTTCCTCGTTTCTCTATTTCTACATGATCAAATGAAGCTTTAAATTATTGCCATACTAGAAAGTTGGGGGACTGATGGAGccactctggagccacaacacaCTACCAATTCCACAGCACTAAGCCATGAcccttaaagcagtgtcaaaccagattgtttctgcagcgtggatgcagcctttagTTTGCTTTGTGGAATGAAACATCTCCCCATTCATCGGTGAAATGCCCCACCCGATTAAACCCAATGCGCCTCTTCGATGTTTAAAGTCATACGGTATGTGCTTTCTTTCACTCACTCACGCACAAAAGATACCGCTTTGTTCATCTGTGGTTGCTGTTTGTTTGCATATATTCAGGAAGGACAATGGCAGGGCTGGGTGCGGTGGTAGCAGACTATGCATGTTGTGAACCCAGTTGCTACGGTCAGGGGTTAAAAATGTAATGCATTCTTTGAGTGGTACAGTATCTGTGCTTGTGTTGGACTAATGCCTGGCACACACACCCGGATTTATTGACCTGCCGAGGCATGCCTGGTCTTGGAACCCCCCGCTGTGGGTAAACTCCATTTTCAACATGCTAGAAATGTTCTCATCCATGGgtcgatatgatagccctgtttaaatatctgaagggatgtcacattaagaatggagcaagcttgcattctgctgctccagcgaatAAAGTATGGAgcattcaaactacaagaaaagagattccagctaaacatcaggaggaacttcctgaaactAAGAGCTATTTGACTTGGAAGGTGATGGAGTTTCTTTCCTTGGAGGAAACAATCCTGTTTGGGCAGCCAAGTCAGCTCATGCTGGGAAGCCATGGAGTTATCAGTCACAAAATAGCCATGTTCTTAAGCAGGGAATAATAAATTAAGGACTTAATGCAGTGACTTTTGGCACATACTGCCTTCAGCCATTGCTCAGACACAAGAGTCACATTAAACTTGAGCGCACCAAGACATCCTCTGGGAATGCAATGGAGATACAAAACAGTCCTGGGGCCAAGCGCAATGTATGCatactacatttttaaaaccGGTTTAAAGGTCACATCATGGTCCTGATCCCCAAAGGACCTTAGGAAGAATGATGgggcttgttgctgttgtgtgccttctagtcgtttctgacttacgacaaccctatCAAGGAGGTTTCTACACATACCTTCCAAATGTTCCAATTTGGGGATGCAGTccccattaatcctctgccatcccatctTAAAATGTCTACTTTTACAAAGTCCCAATTTCtcactcttcctcccactttctgtctttgtcttcagcttgcttcagttgctgcaaactgaggccGAAGTACGAAAAGTAATTTGTTCTCAAAGGATCCAGCAGTGGGGAAATGTGAAGAAAAggcagaatcctgcccttcccagtcggtTCGGGTCAAAGCAAACTGCCGCAGCCTCTTCCAGCATTTCATTAATCACAGAGGGCCACACTTGTCATCTGTAAAACGTTGGAAGTCATATGATGGTGCCTGCATGTCTAAGCCATCATAGACATTGGGGTATGTCAGCAGTTATGTTAAGTTGGATAAAGCTTGGAGGCATAGCAAGGCTATTGCACAATCTAAGTGTGTCTGAGGGTCCTAAACATGCCCAAATTACTTACAACTCAGACAACACCATCATTCGGTCTGGGTAACTATGTCTTTCTATGCCCCTACACTTTGGaataacttaccggaagagatccgtctcatcaccaccttagaagccaaaggcacttaagacagatctcttccggcgagacTATCCGcctgatcttttatagtggaTCTCACAGAATTTTCTACACCTGATTCAATAGTACAGACACAGACAACAACTTGGCTATGTTAatgattttactgtattttgccatgtttttactGATTATTTTATGTACTGTAGTATGGTATTGTGTAAatgtattgtttgattttatcaGGAGAAGCggcaattataaataataataataataataataataataataattattattattattattattattattattattatttcagactCCTCCAGCCTTGTATTCTATAggatcaattaaaataaaatactgcaaaCACAATTGCActttaagtctctctctctcactctctcttgcTATTTTTTATCCTACAtaaaggtacaaaacaacaatacaaattatACATTACATTTAATGCATGCATCCTTACCAAGCTGTGCTATTACCCATGTTGTTAAAATCACAGTACGTTCAAGTTTTCAGAATGGTTAAATTTAATTAGCCTATTGTATCATAGTATTGTGACACTGTAACAAGAGGACGCAACCTTTAACATAAGTTTGCAGTGATGCGCTCGCCCtacctttcatttaaaaataattgtttctgCAGGTTCTAGATTTCTGGGTTCTCTTCTCTGCttacattcctcctcctcttcttcccagctCCGGTTCTGACCCATTTCTCCTCCATCATTTCAAGACAATAGCACTTCCCTCCCCAATTGCTATAaaggttttcacacgacgttgtgatgaaaagcaattaaagccCCATTATCTCGGGATCAACCAGGCAATAAAACAGCAAGAAATCATTCACTTGGAAACCCAGTGAATGATTTGGTGCTGGTTGTTCCCCGGTTATTCCCAGGATAGTGGCTCTTTTATCacgctgtgtgtgaaaatgttaaccGCATTTGAATAGCGATGGTGCACTTTTCACAGGATAATCTCCTTttatcctgtgtgataaagtcctgtgatTCTAGATTCTGCAACTAACACCCAAAGACTCAGCAGGTTGAGGACTCACCCAGGATCTCCTTCCTTCGGTCTGTGTGCGGCTGATCGGAGTAGACCCACTCGAAATCATCTCGGCTTCCCGCGTTCCCCATGGGAGGACAGTCTCCCAGCCAaaccagaggtcctcctccttcttgctccttctctcttctggaGTGTCCCTTTGCTGATGCTCACTCCTCTTGTCCTCCGCCACTTGACTGTATCTCCGAGCGACACCCTCATGGAGAGACCAAATGTCCTCCCAGCTGCTGCGCACAAGCACCTGCTCAACCAGTTTGACTTCCTCGCACCGTGGCCCAGTTCTCAATAGCGCATGAAAGGAACAGCCAGCAGCTATCTTTGTTGGGAACTCAGCACTCTTGCCCAAGGGGACAGGCAAGGATTCATGTCAGATATTATGAGCACaattataatcatagaatcatgggccTGTTCcgcaaagtagaatcatagaattatagagttggaagagaccgaaactgcaagggccatctagcccaaccccctgccatgcaggaggtacaaaatggtggtgcccgttctacacgggcaccaccatcttgacgtcacggacgcatagcatccacatggccCGCAACGAAagtgatgtcgtgagtgcgccattggccacttgcggtgccacttccagggtgcaaaaagaagctgctttttgtggcttctttttgttgtgtccgggaaccatgcggtttgactgctgcagttcccagacgcagcaactggcagcgccGACAGAGCGCCCAAAagctctgtaacgtgccatagaatcatagggttggaagagaccacaaaggccatccagtccaactccactctgccatgcaggaactcccaatcaaagcattcccaacagatggctatccagcctctgtttaaagacctccaaagaaggagaccccactacacaccgaggaaagagtgtgttccactggcgaacagccctgactgtcaggaagttcctcctcatgttgaggtacACCACACAACCCTGGGACTGGAAGTTCTGTGAGGCGcttgctctttggcagagaaggctaaagaagcccttgtaaaactacaaagcccaggaggATTCCCAtttaggatggagctgcagcccttaaagtggggtcaaaccgcattatttctacagtgtagtccCAGAGAGGACACAGAAGATGCGGAAGGCAAATACTCCTTCACCTTTAAGGTTAGAGGCAAATaccaaaaacactgtttttacctgagaggattcCTCTCTAGGagcctctaggtcctccagggcaactctgtggccaacatcagCCACGCATTGaccagagttgcgctggaggaacttaaaatgcctagtggagtgtcctctctaggaatctctaggtccttcagtgcgacttttggtccaagttgaccatagagttgtgttggaggacctggatattcctagaaagaatgtATTGATCcactccatgaataatcaaagccactaATGCGGAGGGAAGGGACGAGCGCATGTTCCTTGGAACGTGTGCCAAGGCCTCACAGGCAAAAATGGTTTCCTGGAAACAGTCAAGGAAACACAGCTGCCCTTCTCAGTTTGCATAGTCTGTTGCCagccttcatgtcgtttctgacTTCATGGCGACCCTGAGACAAAACCatcctgggggtttcttggcaagatttgttcagaggaggttcgccattgccttccccggaggctgagtgtgacttgcccaagggcactcaatgggtttgcatggcagAGCGGGGACTCGAACCcttgcctccagagtcatagtccaacgctcaaagcgctactccatgctggctcccacTTTTGCAACAGACCCTCAGCCATTTCCGGAGCTGACCCAAGAACCAACCATACCAGCTAAGCCGCTTTAGCCGGACGGGTCAGTTGAAAATGAAGGTTTATAGATCCCTGGCCTCTCCAGATCCTAAGGGAAAACACACCTTTTATCTTTGGTCTCGGTTCCAGGCTGTGGATCTCTCTCACAGATCTGGGATCTGGGAATGGAAGttggctgtggcaccagggcAAAGCGTCCTGGTCCTCAGAGGAGGAGCATCCCTTATAACAAGGGACAGCCAGAAATCCTATTaggatgtctttaaaaataaataggtgACTGCTTGTTGCTGTATTGTAATGATCgattacaagttgaacatgagtcaacattgtgacACAGCGgctaagaaggccaatgtgattttaggctgcatcagtagaagtaatagtgccactgtattctactttggtAAGAccgcacctggaatattgtgtccagttctgggcaccacaattcaaaaaggacattgagaaactggagcgtgtccaaaggaggatgagtaaaatggtgaagggtgtggaaaccatgaagccctatgaggaaagactcagggagctggggaagtttagcctggagaagagaaggttaagagggaatatgatagccctgtttaaatatttgaggggatgtcatattgaggagggagcaagcttcttttctgctgctccagagaacaggacctggaacaatggatacaagctccagggaaagagattgtgggatggagccatggcagctaaagtggggtcaaactggattatttctacagtgcagatgcacctcagGGATGGGGACAGAAATTTAGCCTTTACATCCATTCTTTTTGCTTCAAGAGAAACCTAGGCCGCCAGAACATGGTTCACAGcgcttaaagcggtgtcaaactgcgctacatccagtgcagatgcacttcTAAAGGGAGAGGAGACAGGCGAACGCTGCAATGACTTCTTTCAAAGCTTTCATGGCCCGCAACGGCTTCCGTAGACAGAGCGGCGACGCCATCTATTCCGCCAGATATCGCGCCTGCGCAGTTTGATTAAGCGAAGCCAAGCGCAGGGCTGGAAAGGCGCCCTTTCGTTTCGCGCATGCGCAGTCGCCATGGAGTCGGAAGGGGCCTACGAGCCGGGCTTCGTCGGGATCCGCTTCTGCCAGGAATGGTGAGGGAAGGTGGGCTCCCAGGAGGCGGATGGGGCCGAGCACGGCGTGTCCCGTCATCCCCAGCCACCTGGGTTGAcctgcctggggatgatggggtgtGTAGTCCATGATGGTCCAGCCCTCTCCATCCCACACTGCAGGGATAGCCCAGACTGAcactatggctccatgctgtggaatcctgggaactgtagtttattgtggtcccagagctatggctccatgctgtggaatcctgggaattgtagtttgcctTTGGAtcccagggctctctgacaggcGAGGCTGCAATGCctcaagaaactacacttcccagaattccatagcatgtggccatggcagtgaaagaaattttgcTTATGCTCAGGAGCTGGGAAGTTTATGGTACTGAAATGCATTGGGAGCAAAGGTTGTTATTCCGGTCATGGCAAATCCCCTTGTTGAGGAATGTAAACCGATTCGGAAATGGCTCCTAATTTATAGTtctaacccaaataaaaggaagtcgACCAAgagacagtgaaacaaaacatagaGAATATAAAAGTTTTGATGGATGGCTCAGCCATCAATCAACCAGTCTATAATAAATACACCTGCAAGGGATAGAGAGGTATGTTAGGTGTAATGTTTGAACCTGCGATGAATAGAACAGGGCCCTAAATGATTAACTCAAATGTAACCAATGATATTACTATCtgcagttttctttgttcaaaacaGTATAAAGACTGGGTTGGCTTTGAATTCGGGTCCCCAGTCATTTTGGAAGAcgaatctcctctgaataaactacGTTTCCTTTTCAAACATGACTCCTGGGTCAGAAGTGCTTCCGATGCCTTGGTTTTGCTACTTTATGTCAGGGACACAGTTTTACTACACTGCTGTCTTTAATGGCACTTGCACACCCACAAAAtttgggggtcctggaagcaaatccCAAGGCAGATGCCAAGGGCTCACTGCCCAGTTATTCCCAAATCTGCTCCCAGAATCATAAAGTGTTTGGTCCTGAGCAtttcggataaaggagactcagtcTGTGGTTACTGAAAGCACAGCTCtcattttctgtttccttcttcttattcttattatttaaacagcaacaacatgttgTACCCCAAGGAGGACAAAGAGAACAGGATCCTTCTCTATGCGGTGAGTACAGAGTACATGAGTAATGGAGGCTGCAATCTGCCATCGCTGTTTCCAAAAGCATTACTTTAGGGGGAAATGTGGCTGAATTTCCAGGTTGGAAAAGTgatttttacatttctttctcaATCATGACAGTGAAAGAtcctaggagctgtagttcaaaaaagtcaCTTATCTAAGTTCTGGCTAAACTAAACCGGAGGGTGAGGGCCTGTGCCTGCCTCCCCACATCccaaaataacaataatggtATTGCAACACGTTGTATACTAGTAGCAAATGACTGTGTTGGTGCTTCAGTTTCCCAAGCAAAGCTCTTTCTTTGCTTGCTTGAGATCCATTACCTGGAAACGGAAGAAGAGACACGCTGCTAGTAGAAAGCGAACGCTGCCGTTTTGCTGGGGTCTTTACCTGCTCTCCTTCTTTCccaccttctttcttcctctctgccGCTTGTCCAAGTGCCGGAACTGCGACTACCAGCAGGAAGCTGACAACAGCTGCATTTATGTCAATAAGATCACCCACGAAGTCGAGTAAGTATTGGGGCCTTTCTCCAATGGGACCTTTCTCTAATGGGACAGAATGCAATGCTGTGTTGGAGAAGCTGGTGTTCTTAATGCTAAAAGACATTAACTCACTGTGGAGGGAGGATGAGTATAGTTAGAACTCTGTAGTTGAGATCCTACGTTGTGCTTGAGTAGCAGAAATCTACATTCACATAGTTAGGTGGTAGTTGCTCTACCGTTTTGCTGAATACCCACATTGTGCCACCAGTTGTGTAGTTGTGTTGTGCCTGCGGTTTCTGCAATCCTAGTGAATTAAGTACTAAGAATGAAGATTTGCCTCATTCAAGAATGCACATGTGTAACAAGTTATTGATGTGAAACTTGCTTACACAGTTGTGAGCTGAATAAAGAAATTAAAGCATGGCTAAAAAAGCACAATCACATGTATAAGGGAACaggatgtctctctctctctctctgtgtttatatGTATTCCAGGAGTGGGCAGGCCAAATGTTTGGGAATACATTTCATAAACATAAAATGTTGGTTTCAGTGAATTAACCCAGATCATCGCTGACGTTTCTCAAGATCCAACTCTGCCTCGAACAGAGGACCACCCCTGTCAGAAGTGAGTAAATGTGTCACTTTGGTTTTAAAAAGTTTGACAAATGCactttattactactactactgtttttATTTATACCACAACTTATTCCCAGGATTAGGAATCAggttggcttacacattaaaataatataatataataataatatttatttacttataccccgctcttcagccaaggctatcagagcggcttacaaattgttaaacattcataaaatagttaaagagtaaACATTAAAATCTAATTAAACTACTAACTGTTAACGCTTAGTGTAGGGCCTAAGGTGAAGTTCCAAAACATAAAGATTGTCCATGCAGACTGGTTCCTTTTGGGATCTGCGGAGCCTCTGTGTTTTAACTAgagctccttcttctcttctttccaggTGTGGCCACAAGGAAGCGGTGTTTTTCCAGTCCCACAGCGCAAGGGCTGAGGTGAGATGGGTTTCTACCCGTGGGAGGGAAACCGATGGTATAGAATGACTGGCGGTGTCATCCTCTTAAAGGTTATGAGCAGCAATATCCCATCCAGCAACATTTTGCTCAGTCTGCTCCATGGTCTGTTGCCTTATTTGCATGCCTTTTGTCCATCGACTTCAAAGCCATTTGAAAATTGCTTAACTGATGGACACCTGTTAAGTTGGTGACATTCAGGATGGGCTTTTTGTAGCTGTTTGGGCTGTGATCCTTTCTGATTCGATAGAAACTGTTGAGCTTACCAAAGGCAAATGTTTCTGTTATGTCACTCtggaattttaataataattcaacagcaacaaaaattacAAATGCTTACCAAGACCAAAACCACTTCAGGCTTCTTCTCTTCTAGGGGAAATCATTACAGGAGGCTTCATGTTCTTACAGAACAGAGTCCAGATATGTCATCAAATGTAGCTGAAAGGAAGCCAACTGTATTGCCCTGCCAATACAGTATAATGGCAGGTATCTAACCTGATGCCTTCCAAAAGCCTGTGCTCTTTGTTTTTCAGGATGCCATGCGGCTGTATTACGTCTGCACAGCCCCACACTGTGGTCACCGTTGGACTGAGTGAAGCATTTGGAGATGGCATTTCCACCCCACGTTGTTGGCTGCCTTCCACTCTTTTGGAAACTACCAGATGATTTATCGGCTCCTTTACTTTTCTTAATTGCCTTGTTTGAATCTAGTGTCCTGATTGTTTTGCTCTGtgaataaaaatgcattattttttgaGAAACCTCTAACCTGTTTTTCCAGAAGACCTTCTGCAAAAGTGTAGGACTTGGCACATTTTTACAGGATTAATGCAGCTGGGTTCCAGTCTGTGGTGAATAAGAAATTGTCTCTGAGCAGGAAATGCATGCCGTTTCCTCATGAGAACCTGCTATTCAGCCTAAGTCACTCATGGCTTTAGTGGCTGTTTTTTATGGCTCCAGACCTCCTCccaatataaataaagtattaaaaaCGGCCAGAAAGATTAATCCAAGGCACACCAGAAGTCAGAGATCCACAAGGCCAGATACGCCAGACATGGTCGTAAGGGAGCGTTGGAAGTGTTTGCAGCAACAAAATGGGCTTGGCTAATCTAATTTATAGCCAACAGAAACCAGCCCAGATGACCTAACTTGTCAAGCACTTTCCTTTTAAAGGGGATCAGTGTCTCCTGTCCCTTTGCAACTGGTGTTTTAATTTACAGTGATTTGTAGGGTGAAATGCCTGTGTATTCTCCGCTCAATCTGTTGCCTGGTATAGACTGGTCTCTGCTTCTGCCGGTACCAGGACAGGATCGCCAGCCTCCTCTTGTTCCAACTGGAGCCTGTTTATCATATCACTTCCCCCTCCTTGTCTGAGAAGTCCTTCTCCAGAGAGGACATGATGGCTGTGCTATTTTACTATCTCTACCTGGTGAGGAAGCTATTCAAAAGCTAGCGTGAAGTTTTCTGGCTGGGTTTGGTTGGCCTGCCAAAGATATCATCATTACAGaatggattttggattattttttttatggccagcatggctatcCCTACAATGATGTCAAACAAGACTATGTTCCTTTGCATAACTGAGGCAGGTCCTGGTTCTTAAAACTAGCTCTTGAGCCCTGAATTTTGGCCTTTTAATCAGAGAGTATACAGAGGCCTATCCACGTTtgggaatgttacatttttggactgcacctcccagaatgccccaaatCACCTTTTTGTACTGCATCTCCCAAGTTCTTCTTGGCCTCAACCACAGTATGCAGGAGGATAGAGAACGTGGATCTTTGTGTGGAGGCCAGGAGCCACAGGCATCCGGAAGTCATCAAGGCCATTGAGAGGATGGCGTTGGTGGACATGGCTGTAGTACTCATTGCTGCCGCTGCAGGTGAAGCCACATTCCTCGCACACAAAGAGCTTGGAGCGGCGCTCACGATAGGCATAGTGCTGCTGGATGCTGTGGATTTTCTTGAGGTGGGACTCCAGGGAGCAGCGCTGGGTGAAGGCTTTGTCGCAGACACAGCAGCGATATGGCCGGATCCCTGTGGAGGAGGCAAGGCAAGGTTCACTATATTCAGAGCCGACGGAATGATATTTGCTCAGGGGAGATTCCCCTGGTTTTAGAAAGAGAAGAGCACAAGGGAGAGAATTCCCAGTGCtgggaaaatgaaggaaaaaagatATTTCTGGCCAGAAAATGGAAAGATAAAGCTGGACATTGCCACAATTCCAGCCTCCTGCCATTgaagaatacacaattaaagcacctcTTA
It encodes the following:
- the POLR2I gene encoding DNA-directed RNA polymerase II subunit RPB9 isoform X1, with translation MESEGAYEPGFVGIRFCQECNNMLYPKEDKENRILLYACRNCDYQQEADNSCIYVNKITHEVDELTQIIADVSQDPTLPRTEDHPCQKCGHKEAVFFQSHSARAEDAMRLYYVCTAPHCGHRWTE
- the POLR2I gene encoding DNA-directed RNA polymerase II subunit RPB9 isoform X2; this encodes MMGNNMLYPKEDKENRILLYACRNCDYQQEADNSCIYVNKITHEVDELTQIIADVSQDPTLPRTEDHPCQKCGHKEAVFFQSHSARAEDAMRLYYVCTAPHCGHRWTE